Below is a genomic region from candidate division WOR-3 bacterium.
GCGGGAAATCCCCTCGCCGTAGATGATGTCAAACTCCGCCTCCCGGAAAGGTGGCGCAATCTTGTTCTTTACCACCCGCACCTTTGTCCTTGAGCCAATCACCTGCTCACCCTTCTTCAGCGCGGCGATTCGGCGCACATCCAGTCTGACCGTGGCATAGAACTTCAGCGCCAGACCGCCCGGTGTTGTCTCGGGATTGCCAAACATCACCCCAATCTTCTGCCGGATCTGGTTGGTAAAGATGGCGCAGGTCTTGGACTTGGCTGTCACCCCGGCAAGTTTGCGCAACGCCTGGGACATCAGCCTCGCCTGCACACCAACAAAGGCGTCGCCCATCTCCCCTTCAATCTCTGCCCTGGGCACGAGCGCTGCCACCGAGTCAATGACAAAAAGGTCAAGCCCGCCGGAACGGGTCAAGGCCTCGGCAATCTCAAGCGCCTGCTCGCCCGAATCGGGCTGGGAAACCAAAAGCTCCTTCAGATTCACCCCCAGTTTCTCCGCATACTTCGGGTCAAGCGCATGCTCGGCATCAATGAAAGCCGCGGTCCCACCAAGACGCTGGCACTGGGCGATGATTTGCAAAGCCAGGGTGGTCTTGCCCGATGCCTCGGGTCCAAAGATTTCCACCATCCTCCCCTTGGGAACGCCACCAATCCCCAAAATCGCATCCAGACCGATTGAACCGGTTGGAATCGCCTCAATCTCCACCACCGCACCCTCTTCACCCAAACGCATAATCGCACCCTTGCCAAACTGCTTCTCAATCTGACTCAGGGCGCTGGTCAATGCCTTGAACTTCTCTTCTTTCGCCATAAATCCTCCATTTAAATCCTTTTTCTGACCTCTGGCAGTAGTATAGAACCACCACCATCCAAGTCAAGCCGTTTTGACCGCAAATGCACTATTAACGCCTTTTCTATTGAGTAAAGCCTGAACCGAACCTCTTTGAATATCCCCGACCATTTCTGCCTGCCGCCGCCACCTATCTTAAAAACCTCCTCCAAGACCCTTGCCGCCTCCTCTGCCCGCTTGCAGTTGGCAAGAAGCACATCCTCCAAGTCTTTTCTCTTCAACCGGTCAAACCGCTCTGATTTGCCCAAATCCCTTTCACTCGAGCGCAGCAAAATAACCTGCCCGCGCAAAGGCACAATCTCCTTACTCAACTTTGTCCTCAAAGCCCGCACCCGGCGCAGGAGTATCTCACTCTCCAGGCAAAACCTGACAATGTCCTCAATCACCTTTAACGCCTCGGTCAAGCGGTTAAGATTGACATCAACAACCCTTGCCGCCTTTGCACTCAAGCCGGACTTCTCTTTTCTCTTCACCGCTTTCAGCATAACCCTAACTTTCCTTAGGTCAAGCGCCCCAAAAAAATGCCCGACACCAAAAGGCATCGGGCATTAATCTGAGAGGTAAGAATCAGCGTCCGCAGCAGGATGAGTATTTGGGCTTATCCTCACCCTTCTTCTTCATCGGCTTTTCGCAGCAGTAAATCTCACACTCCTCGCGTCCGCACTCCTTTGTCACCATCACCTCAATCCCGCAATCCTCACAGTAGTAAACATCTCCGGTCTTCTTCTTTCCCATCTTTACTCCTTTCATTTATTTTTTAAGGCAATGTTACCCACAGATCCAGCCCCGGATAAAAATCGGCAATTGTGCCGCCTTTATTCATACCCGGAACCGGCACTGAAACCTTGGGTCTAATCACCAAAACCGGCAACGGTTTCCAGAGTAAAAGCAACCCTAAAAACATCCGGCTCTCTTCGCTGTTCGGCTGCTTTCTGCCATTTACTTCTGACTGCCCCTTATTATATCCGCTCAATGCCAGTTGTGGTGTCAGACCCGGCAGAACCGCAAAATCCAAACCTGCCATATACTCCAGCATATTACCGTACTTGATACTACCGCTTTTCCCGTTGAGCCAGTAGGCACCGCGCAGATGACCGGTAACAAAAGGCAGATTCGCGGTATTAAAAGCCAGCCCGAGGGCAAAGTCGGTGCTGCCATCACCAAGCGCTGGTGTGCTGTTTTTATCACCGGTTGGCAGGGAAACCGCAAGTGAAAGCGCTCCCCTTATTGGCAAAAGCCCTTTCTGCAACAGCCCGTACCTGCCAATCACCAGCAAATCGCCGATACCGGTTGCGCTATTATCACCCCTATTCTTCATCGCCAAGGGCAGAACTCCACCCAGCTCCAGTTTTGCCGGCAGACCCAATGCTGCAAGCAGGTCCGCTGAAACTGTCGTCGTCGGCTCAAACCCTTGAGGTTTATAAAACTTATCCTGTCCCCAGTCATAACTTTTGCTCGTCCGATTGAACCCAAAGACACCCCAGGCAAGAACCTGAAAAGGCTTGTTTACCTGACCGGTGCGGATTATCAAGGGCGTTGAGTTGACCTCTGCGCTCAAAAGAAAGAGCGCCACAAACAGGGTCCTGAACCATCTCATCTTAACTCCTTTCAAATAAAGGATAACGCAAACCTGGCTCTGGTCAAGATAAGCAGATTTGACTTGAACAGCCCAGCCAATATACTCTTGCCAATGAAGCAGATATTAATACTTTCCCTTTTGCTTTTCTTTCCACTTTTTGCCCAGGAGCCCGAAGGATGGTTAATCCCTTTTGCCTGTGCCTATGAGCCGGATATCGCCGGCTTCAACACCGCCTTCGCAAACAAAGGTCTGCCTCAGGCAAAAACCCGCCATTTTGGCTGGGGAATGGAACTGCGCTCACTTGTGAGCCGCAACATCCTTTTCGGACCGTTGTACTTCCGCACCTGGAATGATGCCGAAAATGACTCCTTCCATTTGCGCACTGAAAACTGGGGCATCTTTGCCGAATTAGGACTGAAACTGCCCATATTCAAGTTTCTCACCTTTGTTCCGCTTGTCGGTATCGGCGGTGTGCAGCCCAGTTTCCAAATCCGCAAACGAACCGGTGATATGACCCTTGACAGTCTGCTCAATGCACCCTTCAACATCGCGCACATCTCGCCCGGGATGAAAATCACCGGCCTCGGCGCGCTTGAACTCAACATCATTTTGCCGACCAATACCGGCAGTTATGGTCTCTCTCTGCGCGGGGGCTATCTCTATTCACCATTTGGACTTAACTGGCACCTTGCCAATGGCGCCCGAATAACCAATACCCCTGACAGTAAAATAAAAGGTCCGTGGCTTTCCCTCGGACTGACCATCATCCCTGCCCCGGAGGTACAGAGCCAATGAAACCAAAGATTTGCCTTTTTGTGTTGACAGGCATCCTTTGCCTCCTTGCCTGCCTTTACACTTCTAAGGTTGAAGACAGCCAGACCTTCACCCGCCCGGCTTCCACATTTACCAGCCTGACCCTTGACACCCGTAATGGCGCAATTACTGCCACCGCTAACACCGACACCCTCGCCAGCGTGAAGGTAACCCGCTACGCCTATGGCAGAAACAAAACCGATGCCACCAACCAGCTTAACGGCATAACGATAACCGATACGGTCAGTGCCGGCAACTGGAGTTTAACAGCAAACTTTCCCGCGGTAACAAAGCCGATGGGCGCATTGATGGCTGCGGATGTGCCGGCAAACACCCGCTTGAACATTTTAACATCAAATGGCGATGTCACGGTCTCGGGAATTGCTGCGCCCATTTCGGTTGCCACCAGTAATGGCGATGTCATTCTTACCGGCACCAGTGGCGATGCCGAAATATCAACCTCCAATGCCAAGGTCATTGTTCAGGTTCATTCTGGCGGAATTGATATCAACACCTCCAATGGTGAGATTGACTGCGACCTCTCCTTCCTACCTGCTACCAGCGGTGCTGAACTCGCCACCTCCAATGGCAAGGTTACCCTGCGCCTGCCACCAGATGTCTCTGCCTATATCACCGCCACAACCTCTAATGGTACGGTTGTCATCACCGGTTATCAGGTTCATTATGACGAAAACACCCAGAAGCATATCAAGGCAAGAATCGGCTCAGGCGCCTCACCGATAACCATCACCACCAGTAACGGTGACATTGTCATTCAGAACCGTGTCCGCTGAATCAGCGGTCTAATAGTAAAAATGGAGGAATTATGAACGAAAAGGAATTAGTCCTGCATCTTACTGATGCCAATTTTGATAACGAGGTCAACAATTCAACCCTACCGGTTCTTGTTGACTTCTGGGCACCCTGGTGCGGACCCTGCCGGATGCTCGCACCGGTTCTGGAACAGGTTGCCCAAAGGTATGCCGGCAAAATTGTGGTCGGCAAGGTAAATGTGGATGAAAATCCAAATGTTACCGGTAGGTTCGGCATCCTCAGTATTCCGACCCTGATTTTCTTTAAAGCCGGCAAGGAGATTGAGCGGATTGTTGGTGCCATGCCTGAGCCAGCACTGAGCGCAAAGATTGACGAACTGTTGAAATAAAATCGACCTCATTGCCTAAAAAGGTTAAAACCCTCTCAAAGGCGCTCCTTGCCCGGCTCAAGGAAATAATTCCTTCTGAGCGCATCGTCACCGATAGGGAAAAACTGTTTGACTACAGCCACGACGAGAGCCCGCAAAAGCCCGCCATCCCCGCTGCGGTTGTCAAGCCAACTGACCCTGAGGAGATCTCCCGGCTGGTTCAACTTTGCCAGGAGGAAAAAATCCCTTTAACCCCGCGCGGACTCGGAACCGGTCTTGCCGGCGGTTCGGTGCCAATCTTGGGCGGTATCGTCATCTCCTTGGAACTGATGAACAGAATCGTTGAGGTTGATACCGAAAATCTGATGGTGCGCACCCAGCCTGGGGTGATTACCGCCCAGGTGCAAAATGCCTGTCTGGAAAAGGGGCTTTACTATCCGGTTGACCCTGCCTCGCTTGACGACTGCTCAATCGGTGGCAATGTCAGCACCAATGCGGGTGGCGCCCGGGCATTCAAATACGGTGTGACCGGCGACTATGTCACCGGGATTCAGGCGGTCCTTGCCGATGGCGCCATCATCCGTTATGGCGGCAAACTCCGTAAGAACGCCACCGGCTATGACCTGAACAAAATTTTGATTGGGTCTGAAGGCACGCTTGGCATCATCACTGAAATCACCCTGCGCCTTGTCCCTAAGCCACGCCACCAGGTGGCGGTTCTCATCCCGTTCAACTCGCTCAGGCAGGGGGTGGAACTGGTTCTGCGCCTAATTCAGGAGAAAAGGCTCATTCCCGCAGTCATTGAGTTTATGGAGAAAAAGGGGGTTACCGCCTGCAACCAGATAGAACCGGAAAACCTGCCCTTTGCCGATGCCGCAGTCCAGGTTCTGGTTGAGCTTGAGGGCAACGACCGCGAAGCGGTTACAGAGGATGCACTTTCCCTTGGTGAAATGGCAATGGCTCTTGGCGCGCTGGAACCATTAATCGCCCAGGACGCCTCCAGCCAGAAAAGGCTCTGGACCGCGCGGCGCTCCCTTGCCAAGACCTTAAAGCGGGTCTATCCTGAGGTGATTGCCGAGGACATCGTTGTTCCGCCCGCCCGTTTGCCAGAAACGGTTGAGTTCATCACCAAACTTGAAGAGGAGTCGGGATTGGTGATTGTCCCGTTTGGTCATATCGGGGACGGCAACATCCACTGCGATTTCTGCCGGACAACCCCAGACCGGAAAACCTGGCACAGAACCGCGCAAAAGGGAATTGACCGTCTGATTGACTTTGTTGTTGGTATCGGCGGTCAGGTTAGTGCTGAACACGGTATCGGCACACTCAAAAAGAGGCTCCTGAAAAAGGGGCTGGGTGAAGCCGAAATCAACCTGATGAAAAGGGTCAAGAGGGCGCTTGACCCGGACAACACCTTAAACCCTGGCAAAATCCTGCCCTGAAAATCGGTTAAGTATACATAAAATTATACTAATTAAATGGAGGAAAAATCTGCTAATTATTTTTAATTACGAGAGTTAACTAAAATTCCATTTACGTGGGGGGATAA
It encodes:
- the recA gene encoding recombinase RecA, with translation MAKEEKFKALTSALSQIEKQFGKGAIMRLGEEGAVVEIEAIPTGSIGLDAILGIGGVPKGRMVEIFGPEASGKTTLALQIIAQCQRLGGTAAFIDAEHALDPKYAEKLGVNLKELLVSQPDSGEQALEIAEALTRSGGLDLFVIDSVAALVPRAEIEGEMGDAFVGVQARLMSQALRKLAGVTAKSKTCAIFTNQIRQKIGVMFGNPETTPGGLALKFYATVRLDVRRIAALKKGEQVIGSRTKVRVVKNKIAPPFREAEFDIIYGEGISREGELVDLGVEQGVVDKSGAYFSFGNTKLGQGRDAAIEFLKGHKDVAAKIEAALREKLKIARPKIKDEDNRAQAAKKK
- a CDS encoding FAD-binding oxidoreductase encodes the protein MPKKVKTLSKALLARLKEIIPSERIVTDREKLFDYSHDESPQKPAIPAAVVKPTDPEEISRLVQLCQEEKIPLTPRGLGTGLAGGSVPILGGIVISLELMNRIVEVDTENLMVRTQPGVITAQVQNACLEKGLYYPVDPASLDDCSIGGNVSTNAGGARAFKYGVTGDYVTGIQAVLADGAIIRYGGKLRKNATGYDLNKILIGSEGTLGIITEITLRLVPKPRHQVAVLIPFNSLRQGVELVLRLIQEKRLIPAVIEFMEKKGVTACNQIEPENLPFADAAVQVLVELEGNDREAVTEDALSLGEMAMALGALEPLIAQDASSQKRLWTARRSLAKTLKRVYPEVIAEDIVVPPARLPETVEFITKLEEESGLVIVPFGHIGDGNIHCDFCRTTPDRKTWHRTAQKGIDRLIDFVVGIGGQVSAEHGIGTLKKRLLKKGLGEAEINLMKRVKRALDPDNTLNPGKILP
- the trxA gene encoding thioredoxin, giving the protein MNEKELVLHLTDANFDNEVNNSTLPVLVDFWAPWCGPCRMLAPVLEQVAQRYAGKIVVGKVNVDENPNVTGRFGILSIPTLIFFKAGKEIERIVGAMPEPALSAKIDELLK
- a CDS encoding DUF4097 family beta strand repeat-containing protein, with translation MKPKICLFVLTGILCLLACLYTSKVEDSQTFTRPASTFTSLTLDTRNGAITATANTDTLASVKVTRYAYGRNKTDATNQLNGITITDTVSAGNWSLTANFPAVTKPMGALMAADVPANTRLNILTSNGDVTVSGIAAPISVATSNGDVILTGTSGDAEISTSNAKVIVQVHSGGIDINTSNGEIDCDLSFLPATSGAELATSNGKVTLRLPPDVSAYITATTSNGTVVITGYQVHYDENTQKHIKARIGSGASPITITTSNGDIVIQNRVR
- a CDS encoding thiamine-phosphate pyrophosphorylase; translation: MKRKEKSGLSAKAARVVDVNLNRLTEALKVIEDIVRFCLESEILLRRVRALRTKLSKEIVPLRGQVILLRSSERDLGKSERFDRLKRKDLEDVLLANCKRAEEAARVLEEVFKIGGGGRQKWSGIFKEVRFRLYSIEKALIVHLRSKRLDLDGGGSILLPEVRKRI
- a CDS encoding transporter, with the translated sequence MRWFRTLFVALFLLSAEVNSTPLIIRTGQVNKPFQVLAWGVFGFNRTSKSYDWGQDKFYKPQGFEPTTTVSADLLAALGLPAKLELGGVLPLAMKNRGDNSATGIGDLLVIGRYGLLQKGLLPIRGALSLAVSLPTGDKNSTPALGDGSTDFALGLAFNTANLPFVTGHLRGAYWLNGKSGSIKYGNMLEYMAGLDFAVLPGLTPQLALSGYNKGQSEVNGRKQPNSEESRMFLGLLLLWKPLPVLVIRPKVSVPVPGMNKGGTIADFYPGLDLWVTLP